From one Rhopalosiphum padi isolate XX-2018 chromosome 2, ASM2088224v1, whole genome shotgun sequence genomic stretch:
- the LOC132922485 gene encoding epidermal growth factor receptor isoform X4 produces the protein MPGLQRWIFATLLLTHAVLETHQVEERVCIGTNGRLSVPSNRDHHYRNLRDRYTNCTYVDGNLELTWLQDEHLDLSFLQHIREVTGYVLITHVDVNKIVLPRLQIIRGRTQFKLAVKEEEFSLLVMLSKMNNLELPALRDILAGNVGMIDNYNLCHMRTINWDEIITGPGAKWMYMYNFSNSERECPPCDKSCTGGCWGEGPHNCQKFSKINCSPQCYQGRCFGPKPRDCCHLFCAGGCTGPKQSDCLACRNFYDDGVCTQECPAMQRYNSITYSWETNPNGKYAYGATCVKNCPEHLLKDNGACVRSCPPKKKAVNGECVLCDGPCPKTCEGVATIHDSNIEGFKDCTVIEGSLTILDQTFKGFQQVFANFSFGQRIKAMNPDRLEVFSTLKEVTGYINIQGSHEDFKNLSYFRNLEVIGGRTVTEYFASLYIVKTSLTSLGLRSLKKIHSGSVAILENKRLCYAQTIDWESIKKSSEHPKLLQNNKNESLCILENEICDPECSKQGCWGPGPHQCLSCRNFQYDNRCLPNCSHVPGLYEAGDKTCAACHPECDGGCHGPGPEHCTSCRNLLDGIHCVSQCPLNKYSANQSRPSECLPCHLNCVGGCGGPDNTIGPNGCRSCHKAVLNADASVERCLHKNETCPNGYYYEWVGPLEQGGAALRALAGKAVCRKCHPRCLRCTGFGFHDQVCQRCAGYKRGDHCADDCPIEYYATTNKLPNGEIERECMPCDILCRGCYGPHASQCQACRHFKIFEPSGNPSDNHTAFNCSGPICPSFAPYKVYTKDDPDPYCSADDVRMASKLSDSEQIPLILSAVVVFTFLVMVLLMILVWHWRRRARAKETAVKMTMVLTGMEDNEPLRPSNVKPNTAKLRIVKEVDLRIGAELGNGAFGVVYKGVWVVEGENIKIPVAIKKLHKKDDTCGYENTSKEFLDEAYIMASVEHDNLVKLLAVCMTSEMMLVTQLMPLGCLLKYVRNNNDKIGSKTFLKWCTQIAKGMAYLEEKRLVHRDLAARNVLVQNTNCVKITDFGLAKLLDVDQLEYTADGGKMPVKWLAPECLKYRVFTHKSDVWAFGITVWELLTYGKQPYETVDKKEVLGLLEKGERLPQPPICTIDVYMVMVKCWLIEKDSRPSFEELADEFAKMAIDPGRYLVIPGDRYMRLPSYSSQDENEILSNLATEGADMSIMEADEYCMNPKMGNSMPGPSRLGSSSTAGADMLGSMHGRHNWDRELRKFGDIHRLDCDTSDDLSNGSKAQVGTLKLDLPLDEDDYLMPSPANDEIDNKRRHAPANYIDLIGHQHAEAEYANGSLPRPPGLTKNYQPDFLPVQVSSVDNPEYHLTGGEPSAAAPSTVSGDGSGSVEASCEPQSPAPTPNGRSLEDESDHEYYNDFDRLQRELQPLRRNETTV, from the exons TATGTATTGGTACCAACGGTCGTCTGTCCGTGCCATCAAATCGGGACCACCATTACCGGAACCTAAGAGACCGTTACACCAATTGCACTTATGTGGATGGCAATCTGGAATTGACGTGGTTACAGGACGAACACTTGGATCTGAGTTTTTTACAACACATACGAGAAGTTACCGGATACGTTCTGATCACTCATGTGGACGTCAACAAAATTGTGTTGCCTCGGCTGCAAATCATTCGAGGCCGAACTCAATTCAAATTGGCCGTCAAGGAAGAAGAATTTTCATTACTGGTCATGTTATCAAAAATGAACAATCTCGAATTGCCAGCTCTCAGAG ACATATTGGCTGGCAATGTGGGCATGATCGATAACTATAATCTGTGCCATATGCGCACCATTAACTGGGATGAGATCATCACTGGGCCGGGGGCCAAGTGGATGTACATGTATAATTTCTCGAACTCTGAACGAGAATGCCCACCTTGTGACAAGTCGTGTACGGGCGGTTGTTGGGGTGAAGGTCCGCACAATTGTCAAAAGTTCTCAAAGATCAACTGCAGTCCCCAATGTTACCAGGGCCGATGTTTTGGACCGAAACCTAGAGACTGCTGTCATTTGTTTTGTGCCGGTGGTTGTACAGGACCAAAGCAGAGTGATTGTCtc gcaTGTCGAAATTTTTACGATGATGGTGTATGCACTCAAGAATGTCCGGCGATGCAACGTTATAATTCCATAACTTACTCCTGGGAAACAAATCCAAATGGGAAGTATGCTTATGGCGCAACTTGCGTAAAAAACTGCCCAGAACATTTGCTTAAAGACAACGGAGCGTGTGTGCGAAGTTGTCCACCAAAGAAAAAA GCTGTTAATGGTGAATGTGTGTTGTGTGACGGCCCATGCCCGAAAACTTGTGAAGGCGTAGCCACAATCCATGATAGCAACATTGAGGGTTTTAAAGACTGTACCGTAATCGAAGGTTCATTAACTATCTTAGACCAAACATTCAAAGGTTTCCAACAAGTTTTTGCAAACTTTAGTTTCGGCCAACGTATCAAAGCTATGAATCCTGATCGTTTAGAAGTATTTAGCACATTAAAAGAAGTAACAGGCTACATAAACATCCAAGGATCAcatgaagattttaaaaatctgtCATACTTTAG GAATTTGGAAGTAATCGGTGGTCGTACTGTTACCGAATACTTTGCATCATTGTATATTGTAAAGACTTCATTAACTTCATTGGGTTTGCGTTCATTAAAGAAAATTCATTCTGGGAGCGTTgcaatattagaaaataaaagacTGTGTTACGCCCAAACTATAGACTGGGAATCGATAAAAAAATCTTCAGAACATCCAAAGCTCttgcaaaataacaaaaatgaatcTCTTTGca ttttagaaaatgAAATATGTGACCCGGAGTGTTCAAAACAAGGTTGCTGGGGCCCAGGACCGCATCAGTGTTTGTCTTGTAGGAACTTTCAGTACGACAATCGGTGTCTACCGAACTGTAGTCATGTACCTGG GCTATACGAGGCTGGTGACAAGACCTGTGCAGCATGTCATCCAGAATGTGACGGTGGTTGTCACGGACCCGGTCCTGAACACTGTACATCATGCCGCAATCTCCTCGACGGTATTCACTGTGTATCTCAGTGTCCACTAAATAAATACAGTGCTAACCAGTCCAGACCTAGTGAGTGTTTGCCCTGCCATTTGAACTGTGTTGGAGGTTGCGGTGGACCAGACAATACAATTGGACCTAATGGTTGCCGATCTTGTCACAAAGCTGTTCTCAATGCTGATGCTTCAGTT gagAGATGTCTACACAAGAATGAAACCTGTCCAAATGGTTACTATTACGAATGGGTTGGACCGTTGGAGCAAGGTGGTGCTGCTTTGCGTGCGTTGGCCGGCAAAGCTGTATGCAGAAAATGTCATCCACGGTGTTTGAGGTGCACAGGTTTTGGGTTCCATGATCAGGTCTGCCAACGTTGCGCGGGCTACAAACGTGGAGATCACTGCGCAGACGATTGTCCAATCGAGTATTATGCCACTACTAACAAGTTGCCGAATGGAGAAATAGAACGAGAATGCATGCCATGTGATATTCTATGTAGAGGATGTTATGGGCCACATGCATCTCAGTGCCAAGCGTGTagacatttcaaaatatttgag ccCAGCGGCAATCCTTCAGATAACCATACAGCGTTCAACTGCTCTGGTCCTATTTGCCCGTCTTTTGCTCCATACAAAGTCTACACCAAGGACGATCCAGATCCATATTGTTCAGCTGACGACGTTAGAATGGCTTCTAAACT TAGTGATTCGGAGCAAATACCGTTGATCCTGAGCGCGGTTGTAGTGTTTACGTTTTTGGTGATGGTATTACTCATGATTCTTGTATGGCACTGGCGAAGACGCGCACGAGCCAAAGAAACGGCAGTGAAAATGACAATGGTGCTTACGGGTATGGAGGATAATGAACCACTAAGGCCTTCAAATGTTAAACCCAATACAGCCAAATTAAGGATAGTCAAAGAAGTAGATCTAAGAATTGGCGCCGAACTTGGAAATGGAGCTTTTGGAGTTGTGTACAAG GGCGTCTGGGTTGTTGAAGGCGAGAACATTAAAATACCTGTGGCAATCAAAAAGCTACACAAAAAAGATGATACGTGTGGTTACGAGAATACCAGTAAAGAATTCTTGGATGAAGCTTACATAATGGCTAGTGTCGAGCACGACAATCTAGTTAAGCTGTTGGCCGTATGTATGACTTCTGAAATGATGTTGGTTACTCAGCTCATGCCACTCGGGTGTCTGTTGAAGTACGTACGAAACAACAACGATAAGATTGGTTCAAAAACATTCCTAAAATGGTGCACACAAATAGCCAAag GCATGGCGTATTTGGAAGAAAAACGACTAGTGCATAGAGATCTGGCAGCCCGAAATGTGCTTGTGCAGAACACCAACTGCGTGAAGATCACCGATTTCGGTTTAGCCAAACTCTTGGATGTTGACCAGCTAGAGTACACTGCCGATGGTGGTAAGATGCCTGTCAAATGGCTAGCGCCGGAATGCCTTAAGTACAGGGTGTTCACGCATAAAAGCGATGTATGGGCGTTTG GTATTACCGTATGGGAATTGTTGACTTACGGCAAACAACCATATGAAACAGTAGACAAGAAAGAAGTTTTAGGTTTACTGGAGAAAGGCGAACGATTACCGCAACCTCCTATTTGTACTATTGATGTTTACATGGTAATGGTTAAATGTTGGCTAATAGAAAAAGATAGTCGGCCTAGTTTCGAAGAACTTGCTGACGAATTCGCCAAAATGGCAATCGATCCGGGTAGATACCTGGTCATACCGGGTGATCGTTACATGAGGTTGCCGTCATACTCCTCGCAG GATGAAAATGAGATACTATCGAACCTGGCGACAGAAGGTGCAGATATGAGTATAATGGAAGCCGATGAGTACTGCATGAACCCAAAAATGGGCAACAGCATGCCGGGACCGTCGAGGCTGGGATCGAGTAGTACGGCGGGTGCCGACATGCTAGGATCTATGCACGGCAGACATAACTGGGATCGCGAGCTCAGAAAATTCGGTGACATACATCGACTAG attgTGATACTTCCGACGATCTCAGTAATGGAAGCAAGGCACAAGTGGGCACGTTGAAATTAGACTTGCCCTTGGACGAGGACGATTACCTAATGCCGTCCCCAGCCAATGACGAAATCGACAATAAACGTCGGCACGCGCCTGCCAACTATATCGATTTGATTGGTCACCAACACGCTGAAG CAGAATACGCAAACGGTAGCCTACCAAGACCTCCTGGTCTGACCAAAAACTACCAACCAGACTTCTTGCCAGTCCAGGTGAGCAGTGTGGACAACCCGGAGTACCATTTGACCGGTGGCGAACCTTCTGCCGCCGCACCATCTACAGTCTCCGGTGACGGTAGCGGTTCTGTTGAGGCATCCTGCGAACCGCAGTCACCCGCGCCCACCCCTAACGGTCGTAGTCTGGAGGACGAGTCTGACCACGAGTACTACAACGACTTTGATCGGCTGCAAAGAGAGCTTCAGCCGCTCAGACGAAACGAAACAACCGTTTGA
- the LOC132922485 gene encoding epidermal growth factor receptor isoform X2: MNAVFPSVFLRRLWRCRLLLVAVLVFHAATATAAGVEKTSEFVKGKICIGTNGRLSVPSNRDHHYRNLRDRYTNCTYVDGNLELTWLQDEHLDLSFLQHIREVTGYVLITHVDVNKIVLPRLQIIRGRTQFKLAVKEEEFSLLVMLSKMNNLELPALRDILAGNVGMIDNYNLCHMRTINWDEIITGPGAKWMYMYNFSNSERECPPCDKSCTGGCWGEGPHNCQKFSKINCSPQCYQGRCFGPKPRDCCHLFCAGGCTGPKQSDCLACRNFYDDGVCTQECPAMQRYNSITYSWETNPNGKYAYGATCVKNCPEHLLKDNGACVRSCPPKKKAVNGECVLCDGPCPKTCEGVATIHDSNIEGFKDCTVIEGSLTILDQTFKGFQQVFANFSFGQRIKAMNPDRLEVFSTLKEVTGYINIQGSHEDFKNLSYFRNLEVIGGRTVTEYFASLYIVKTSLTSLGLRSLKKIHSGSVAILENKRLCYAQTIDWESIKKSSEHPKLLQNNKNESLCILENEICDPECSKQGCWGPGPHQCLSCRNFQYDNRCLPNCSHVPGLYEAGDKTCAACHPECDGGCHGPGPEHCTSCRNLLDGIHCVSQCPLNKYSANQSRPSECLPCHLNCVGGCGGPDNTIGPNGCRSCHKAVLNADASVERCLHKNETCPNGYYYEWVGPLEQGGAALRALAGKAVCRKCHPRCLRCTGFGFHDQVCQRCAGYKRGDHCADDCPIEYYATTNKLPNGEIERECMPCDILCRGCYGPHASQCQACRHFKIFEPSGNPSDNHTAFNCSGPICPSFAPYKVYTKDDPDPYCSADDVRMASKLDSEQIPLILSAVVVFTFLVMVLLMILVWHWRRRARAKETAVKMTMVLTGMEDNEPLRPSNVKPNTAKLRIVKEVDLRIGAELGNGAFGVVYKGVWVVEGENIKIPVAIKKLHKKDDTCGYENTSKEFLDEAYIMASVEHDNLVKLLAVCMTSEMMLVTQLMPLGCLLKYVRNNNDKIGSKTFLKWCTQIAKGMAYLEEKRLVHRDLAARNVLVQNTNCVKITDFGLAKLLDVDQLEYTADGGKMPVKWLAPECLKYRVFTHKSDVWAFGITVWELLTYGKQPYETVDKKEVLGLLEKGERLPQPPICTIDVYMVMVKCWLIEKDSRPSFEELADEFAKMAIDPGRYLVIPGDRYMRLPSYSSQDENEILSNLATEGADMSIMEADEYCMNPKMGNSMPGPSRLGSSSTAGADMLGSMHGRHNWDRELRKFGDIHRLDCDTSDDLSNGSKAQVGTLKLDLPLDEDDYLMPSPANDEIDNKRRHAPANYIDLIGHQHAEAEYANGSLPRPPGLTKNYQPDFLPVQVSSVDNPEYHLTGGEPSAAAPSTVSGDGSGSVEASCEPQSPAPTPNGRSLEDESDHEYYNDFDRLQRELQPLRRNETTV, from the exons ATGAATGCGGTTTTCCCGTCCGTTTTTCTCCGGCGACTATGGCGGTGCAGGCTGTTGCTAGTTGCCGTCCTGGTGTTCCACGCGGCCACGGCAACAGCGGCCGGCGTCGAGAAAACGTCCGAATTCGTCAAAGGAAAAA TATGTATTGGTACCAACGGTCGTCTGTCCGTGCCATCAAATCGGGACCACCATTACCGGAACCTAAGAGACCGTTACACCAATTGCACTTATGTGGATGGCAATCTGGAATTGACGTGGTTACAGGACGAACACTTGGATCTGAGTTTTTTACAACACATACGAGAAGTTACCGGATACGTTCTGATCACTCATGTGGACGTCAACAAAATTGTGTTGCCTCGGCTGCAAATCATTCGAGGCCGAACTCAATTCAAATTGGCCGTCAAGGAAGAAGAATTTTCATTACTGGTCATGTTATCAAAAATGAACAATCTCGAATTGCCAGCTCTCAGAG ACATATTGGCTGGCAATGTGGGCATGATCGATAACTATAATCTGTGCCATATGCGCACCATTAACTGGGATGAGATCATCACTGGGCCGGGGGCCAAGTGGATGTACATGTATAATTTCTCGAACTCTGAACGAGAATGCCCACCTTGTGACAAGTCGTGTACGGGCGGTTGTTGGGGTGAAGGTCCGCACAATTGTCAAAAGTTCTCAAAGATCAACTGCAGTCCCCAATGTTACCAGGGCCGATGTTTTGGACCGAAACCTAGAGACTGCTGTCATTTGTTTTGTGCCGGTGGTTGTACAGGACCAAAGCAGAGTGATTGTCtc gcaTGTCGAAATTTTTACGATGATGGTGTATGCACTCAAGAATGTCCGGCGATGCAACGTTATAATTCCATAACTTACTCCTGGGAAACAAATCCAAATGGGAAGTATGCTTATGGCGCAACTTGCGTAAAAAACTGCCCAGAACATTTGCTTAAAGACAACGGAGCGTGTGTGCGAAGTTGTCCACCAAAGAAAAAA GCTGTTAATGGTGAATGTGTGTTGTGTGACGGCCCATGCCCGAAAACTTGTGAAGGCGTAGCCACAATCCATGATAGCAACATTGAGGGTTTTAAAGACTGTACCGTAATCGAAGGTTCATTAACTATCTTAGACCAAACATTCAAAGGTTTCCAACAAGTTTTTGCAAACTTTAGTTTCGGCCAACGTATCAAAGCTATGAATCCTGATCGTTTAGAAGTATTTAGCACATTAAAAGAAGTAACAGGCTACATAAACATCCAAGGATCAcatgaagattttaaaaatctgtCATACTTTAG GAATTTGGAAGTAATCGGTGGTCGTACTGTTACCGAATACTTTGCATCATTGTATATTGTAAAGACTTCATTAACTTCATTGGGTTTGCGTTCATTAAAGAAAATTCATTCTGGGAGCGTTgcaatattagaaaataaaagacTGTGTTACGCCCAAACTATAGACTGGGAATCGATAAAAAAATCTTCAGAACATCCAAAGCTCttgcaaaataacaaaaatgaatcTCTTTGca ttttagaaaatgAAATATGTGACCCGGAGTGTTCAAAACAAGGTTGCTGGGGCCCAGGACCGCATCAGTGTTTGTCTTGTAGGAACTTTCAGTACGACAATCGGTGTCTACCGAACTGTAGTCATGTACCTGG GCTATACGAGGCTGGTGACAAGACCTGTGCAGCATGTCATCCAGAATGTGACGGTGGTTGTCACGGACCCGGTCCTGAACACTGTACATCATGCCGCAATCTCCTCGACGGTATTCACTGTGTATCTCAGTGTCCACTAAATAAATACAGTGCTAACCAGTCCAGACCTAGTGAGTGTTTGCCCTGCCATTTGAACTGTGTTGGAGGTTGCGGTGGACCAGACAATACAATTGGACCTAATGGTTGCCGATCTTGTCACAAAGCTGTTCTCAATGCTGATGCTTCAGTT gagAGATGTCTACACAAGAATGAAACCTGTCCAAATGGTTACTATTACGAATGGGTTGGACCGTTGGAGCAAGGTGGTGCTGCTTTGCGTGCGTTGGCCGGCAAAGCTGTATGCAGAAAATGTCATCCACGGTGTTTGAGGTGCACAGGTTTTGGGTTCCATGATCAGGTCTGCCAACGTTGCGCGGGCTACAAACGTGGAGATCACTGCGCAGACGATTGTCCAATCGAGTATTATGCCACTACTAACAAGTTGCCGAATGGAGAAATAGAACGAGAATGCATGCCATGTGATATTCTATGTAGAGGATGTTATGGGCCACATGCATCTCAGTGCCAAGCGTGTagacatttcaaaatatttgag ccCAGCGGCAATCCTTCAGATAACCATACAGCGTTCAACTGCTCTGGTCCTATTTGCCCGTCTTTTGCTCCATACAAAGTCTACACCAAGGACGATCCAGATCCATATTGTTCAGCTGACGACGTTAGAATGGCTTCTAAACT TGATTCGGAGCAAATACCGTTGATCCTGAGCGCGGTTGTAGTGTTTACGTTTTTGGTGATGGTATTACTCATGATTCTTGTATGGCACTGGCGAAGACGCGCACGAGCCAAAGAAACGGCAGTGAAAATGACAATGGTGCTTACGGGTATGGAGGATAATGAACCACTAAGGCCTTCAAATGTTAAACCCAATACAGCCAAATTAAGGATAGTCAAAGAAGTAGATCTAAGAATTGGCGCCGAACTTGGAAATGGAGCTTTTGGAGTTGTGTACAAG GGCGTCTGGGTTGTTGAAGGCGAGAACATTAAAATACCTGTGGCAATCAAAAAGCTACACAAAAAAGATGATACGTGTGGTTACGAGAATACCAGTAAAGAATTCTTGGATGAAGCTTACATAATGGCTAGTGTCGAGCACGACAATCTAGTTAAGCTGTTGGCCGTATGTATGACTTCTGAAATGATGTTGGTTACTCAGCTCATGCCACTCGGGTGTCTGTTGAAGTACGTACGAAACAACAACGATAAGATTGGTTCAAAAACATTCCTAAAATGGTGCACACAAATAGCCAAag GCATGGCGTATTTGGAAGAAAAACGACTAGTGCATAGAGATCTGGCAGCCCGAAATGTGCTTGTGCAGAACACCAACTGCGTGAAGATCACCGATTTCGGTTTAGCCAAACTCTTGGATGTTGACCAGCTAGAGTACACTGCCGATGGTGGTAAGATGCCTGTCAAATGGCTAGCGCCGGAATGCCTTAAGTACAGGGTGTTCACGCATAAAAGCGATGTATGGGCGTTTG GTATTACCGTATGGGAATTGTTGACTTACGGCAAACAACCATATGAAACAGTAGACAAGAAAGAAGTTTTAGGTTTACTGGAGAAAGGCGAACGATTACCGCAACCTCCTATTTGTACTATTGATGTTTACATGGTAATGGTTAAATGTTGGCTAATAGAAAAAGATAGTCGGCCTAGTTTCGAAGAACTTGCTGACGAATTCGCCAAAATGGCAATCGATCCGGGTAGATACCTGGTCATACCGGGTGATCGTTACATGAGGTTGCCGTCATACTCCTCGCAG GATGAAAATGAGATACTATCGAACCTGGCGACAGAAGGTGCAGATATGAGTATAATGGAAGCCGATGAGTACTGCATGAACCCAAAAATGGGCAACAGCATGCCGGGACCGTCGAGGCTGGGATCGAGTAGTACGGCGGGTGCCGACATGCTAGGATCTATGCACGGCAGACATAACTGGGATCGCGAGCTCAGAAAATTCGGTGACATACATCGACTAG attgTGATACTTCCGACGATCTCAGTAATGGAAGCAAGGCACAAGTGGGCACGTTGAAATTAGACTTGCCCTTGGACGAGGACGATTACCTAATGCCGTCCCCAGCCAATGACGAAATCGACAATAAACGTCGGCACGCGCCTGCCAACTATATCGATTTGATTGGTCACCAACACGCTGAAG CAGAATACGCAAACGGTAGCCTACCAAGACCTCCTGGTCTGACCAAAAACTACCAACCAGACTTCTTGCCAGTCCAGGTGAGCAGTGTGGACAACCCGGAGTACCATTTGACCGGTGGCGAACCTTCTGCCGCCGCACCATCTACAGTCTCCGGTGACGGTAGCGGTTCTGTTGAGGCATCCTGCGAACCGCAGTCACCCGCGCCCACCCCTAACGGTCGTAGTCTGGAGGACGAGTCTGACCACGAGTACTACAACGACTTTGATCGGCTGCAAAGAGAGCTTCAGCCGCTCAGACGAAACGAAACAACCGTTTGA